In one window of Pseudomonas sp. IAC-BECa141 DNA:
- a CDS encoding zinc ABC transporter substrate-binding protein, whose translation MSRLFSVFVVFITGFLLIGPAQAEVRILTSIKPLQLIAAAVQDGVSIPEVLLPPGASPHNYALRPSDVRKVQSVDLLYWIGPDMEGFLPRVLNGRTLPSVAVQDLSGMKLRRFAADSHSHAEEADEHDHDHRPGSLDAHLWLSPVNARVIADKMAADLSAADPANAERYQSNAKAFDERLDALDQRLKKRLAGIEGKPYFVFHEAFDYFEDAYGLKHTGVFSVAAEVQPGAQHVAAMRARLQEVGKTCVFSEPPLRPRLAETLVAGLPVKLAELDALGGYTPATAQGYEQVLEKLGNDLAGCIESL comes from the coding sequence GTGTCCCGACTTTTTTCTGTTTTTGTCGTATTCATCACCGGTTTTCTGCTGATCGGTCCGGCTCAGGCCGAGGTCAGAATCCTCACCAGCATCAAGCCCCTGCAATTGATCGCCGCTGCAGTGCAGGACGGTGTATCGATTCCGGAAGTGCTGCTACCGCCGGGGGCTTCGCCGCACAACTACGCATTGCGTCCGTCCGATGTGCGCAAAGTGCAATCGGTGGACCTGCTGTACTGGATCGGCCCGGACATGGAAGGTTTCCTGCCTCGCGTGCTGAACGGTCGTACGCTGCCGAGCGTCGCGGTACAGGATCTTTCAGGCATGAAGCTGCGTCGTTTCGCTGCGGACAGCCACTCCCACGCTGAAGAAGCCGACGAACACGATCACGATCATCGCCCGGGCAGCCTCGATGCGCATTTGTGGCTATCGCCGGTGAACGCGCGGGTTATTGCCGACAAAATGGCTGCTGACCTGAGCGCCGCAGACCCGGCCAATGCCGAGCGCTACCAGAGCAACGCCAAGGCGTTCGATGAGCGTCTGGATGCACTCGACCAGCGCTTGAAGAAACGCCTGGCCGGTATTGAAGGCAAACCCTACTTCGTCTTCCACGAAGCCTTCGACTACTTCGAAGACGCCTACGGCCTGAAACACACCGGCGTATTCAGCGTGGCGGCGGAAGTGCAGCCGGGCGCCCAGCATGTGGCGGCGATGCGCGCGCGATTGCAGGAGGTCGGCAAGACCTGCGTGTTCAGTGAGCCGCCGCTGCGTCCACGCCTGGCCGAAACGCTGGTGGCGGGCCTGCCGGTGAAGCTGGCGGAGCTGGATGCGTTGGGCGGGTACACGCCAGCGACGGCTCAGGGTTACGAGCAAGTGCTGGAGAAGCTGGGGAATGACCTGGCGGGCTGTATCGAATCGCTCTGA
- the zur gene encoding zinc uptake transcriptional repressor Zur: MPITPIASRPHDHSHCVHSALSEADALCAQKGLRLTALRRRVLELVWQSHKPLGAYDILAVLSEQDGRRAAPPTVYRALDFLLENGLVHRISSLNAFVGCVHPEHSHQGQFLICRECHAAIELEQKSISDAIVHSAKDVGFIVEAQTVEVVGLCSGCRGA, encoded by the coding sequence ATGCCTATTACCCCGATTGCCAGCCGTCCCCACGACCACTCGCACTGCGTTCACAGCGCGCTGTCCGAGGCCGATGCCCTGTGTGCACAGAAAGGCTTGCGCCTGACCGCGCTGCGCCGGCGAGTGCTGGAACTGGTCTGGCAGAGCCACAAGCCGCTGGGTGCCTACGACATTCTGGCGGTGCTCAGCGAGCAGGATGGCCGCCGCGCTGCTCCGCCAACCGTGTATCGGGCGCTGGACTTCCTGCTGGAAAACGGCCTGGTGCACCGCATTTCCTCGCTCAACGCCTTCGTCGGTTGCGTTCACCCGGAGCATTCGCACCAGGGCCAGTTCCTGATCTGCCGCGAATGCCACGCCGCCATCGAACTTGAACAAAAAAGCATCAGCGACGCCATCGTTCACAGTGCCAAGGACGTCGGCTTCATCGTCGAAGCCCAGACCGTCGAAGTGGTCGGCCTCTGCTCCGGTTGTCGGGGGGCTTGA
- the polA gene encoding DNA polymerase I, whose amino-acid sequence MSQAPLVLVDGSSYLYRAFHALPPLTTSKGMPTGAVKGVLNMLKSLRKQYPDSPFAVVFDAKGGTFRDEMYAEYKANRPSMPDDMRVQIEPLHQSVIALGFPLLCVEGVEADDVIGTLARSSAAADRPVIISTGDKDMAQLVDGHITLVNTMSGSSMDVEGVKEKFGVAPEQIIDYLALMGDSSDNIPGVPGIGPKTASGLLVGVNGGLTELYAQLDIVPTLPIRGAKTLPAKLEEHKEMAFLSYQLATIKVDVPLDIGLDDLQMGPEDPAKLLELYTLLEFKSWINDLQRDAKRLELSVATEPAPAGDLFSAPVVEEAPAAPTEAAYETILDQARFDVWLEKLKNAKLFAFDTETTGIDAQQAQLVGLSFAVQANEAAYIPLTHSYIGVPEQLDRDTVLRALKPILEDPNKLKVGQHAKFDMNILANCAIGGDQNEGITVRGVAFDTMLESYVLNSTATRHDMDSLAQKYLDHTTVSFQDIAGKGAKQLTFDQIALEQAGPYAAEDADVTLRLHQTLFEKLSAIPSLASVLTDIEIPLVPVLARIERQGAFVDAELLGIQSIELGNKMVALEREAFEIAGEEFNLGSPKQLGVILYEKLGLPVLKKTAKGQPSTAEEVLAKLAEDDHRLPKVLMEHRSMSKLKSTYTDRLPEQINPRTGRIHTSYHQAVASTGRLSSSDPNLQNIPVRTAEGRRIRQAFVAPKGYKLLAADYSQIELRIMAHLSRDEGLMNAFRNNLDVHTATAAEVFKVELNEVTSDQRRGAKAINFGLIYGMGAQKLGKDIGVDTKTAKAYIDTYFARYPGVREYMDRTRAQAADQGFVETIFGRRLYLPDINSNKPQERAAAERTAINAPMQGTAADIIKKAMVAVDNWLSASGLDAKVILQVHDELVLEVREDLVDQVREEIRVHMSEAAKLDVPLLVEVGVGNNWDEAH is encoded by the coding sequence ATGAGCCAAGCCCCCCTCGTCCTGGTGGACGGTTCGTCTTACCTGTACCGCGCCTTTCACGCGCTGCCACCGCTGACCACCTCCAAAGGCATGCCGACCGGTGCGGTCAAAGGCGTGTTGAACATGCTCAAGAGCCTGCGCAAGCAGTATCCGGACAGCCCGTTCGCCGTGGTGTTCGACGCCAAGGGTGGGACATTTCGCGATGAGATGTACGCCGAATACAAGGCCAACCGCCCAAGCATGCCGGACGACATGCGCGTGCAGATCGAGCCGCTGCACCAGAGCGTGATCGCCCTCGGTTTCCCGCTGCTGTGCGTCGAAGGCGTCGAGGCCGATGACGTGATCGGCACCCTGGCTCGCAGCAGCGCGGCTGCCGATCGTCCGGTGATCATCTCCACCGGCGACAAGGACATGGCGCAACTGGTCGACGGCCACATTACCTTGGTCAACACCATGTCCGGTAGTTCGATGGACGTGGAGGGCGTGAAGGAGAAATTCGGCGTCGCTCCCGAGCAGATCATCGATTATCTGGCCCTGATGGGCGACTCTTCCGACAATATCCCCGGCGTTCCGGGTATCGGTCCGAAGACTGCTTCCGGCCTGCTGGTGGGCGTCAACGGTGGCCTGACCGAGCTGTATGCGCAGCTCGACATCGTGCCGACCCTGCCGATTCGCGGCGCCAAGACCCTGCCGGCCAAGCTCGAAGAGCACAAGGAGATGGCGTTCCTCTCCTATCAACTGGCGACCATCAAGGTTGACGTGCCGCTGGATATCGGCCTCGACGACCTGCAAATGGGCCCGGAAGATCCGGCCAAACTGCTTGAGCTTTACACCCTGCTGGAGTTCAAGAGCTGGATCAACGATCTGCAGCGGGACGCCAAGCGTCTGGAACTGAGCGTTGCCACCGAGCCTGCGCCGGCCGGCGATCTGTTCAGCGCGCCTGTCGTAGAAGAAGCGCCCGCCGCTCCGACTGAAGCCGCGTATGAAACGATCCTCGATCAGGCGCGCTTCGACGTCTGGCTGGAAAAGCTGAAGAACGCCAAGCTGTTCGCCTTCGACACCGAAACCACCGGGATCGACGCCCAACAGGCACAACTGGTCGGTCTGTCCTTCGCGGTGCAGGCCAACGAAGCAGCCTACATCCCGCTGACCCACTCCTACATCGGCGTACCGGAGCAACTGGATCGCGACACCGTGCTGCGCGCGCTCAAGCCGATCCTGGAAGACCCGAACAAGCTCAAGGTCGGCCAGCACGCCAAGTTCGACATGAACATCCTGGCCAACTGCGCCATCGGTGGCGACCAGAACGAAGGCATCACCGTACGCGGGGTTGCCTTCGACACGATGCTTGAGTCCTACGTGCTCAACTCCACCGCCACTCGTCACGACATGGACAGCCTGGCGCAGAAGTACCTCGATCACACCACCGTGAGCTTCCAGGACATCGCCGGCAAAGGCGCCAAGCAGCTGACCTTCGACCAGATCGCCCTGGAACAGGCCGGGCCGTATGCCGCCGAAGATGCCGACGTGACCCTGCGCCTGCACCAGACGCTGTTCGAGAAGCTGAGTGCCATCCCGAGCCTGGCCAGCGTACTGACGGATATCGAGATCCCGCTGGTGCCGGTGCTCGCTCGCATCGAACGCCAGGGCGCGTTCGTCGACGCTGAACTGCTCGGCATCCAGAGCATCGAGCTGGGCAACAAGATGGTCGCGCTGGAGCGTGAAGCCTTCGAAATCGCCGGTGAAGAATTCAACCTCGGCTCGCCGAAGCAACTGGGCGTGATCCTCTACGAAAAACTCGGCCTGCCGGTGCTGAAGAAGACCGCCAAGGGCCAGCCATCCACCGCCGAAGAAGTGCTGGCGAAGCTGGCCGAAGACGATCACCGCTTGCCGAAAGTGCTGATGGAACACCGTTCCATGAGCAAGTTGAAGAGTACCTACACCGATCGCCTGCCGGAGCAGATCAACCCGCGCACCGGACGTATCCACACCTCATATCATCAGGCCGTTGCGTCGACCGGTCGCCTGTCGTCGAGCGATCCGAACCTGCAGAACATCCCGGTGCGCACCGCCGAAGGCCGGCGCATCCGCCAGGCGTTCGTCGCGCCGAAAGGCTACAAACTGCTGGCGGCGGACTACTCGCAGATTGAACTGCGGATCATGGCGCACCTGTCCCGCGACGAGGGCTTGATGAACGCCTTCCGCAACAATCTGGACGTGCACACAGCAACGGCAGCGGAAGTATTCAAGGTCGAGCTGAACGAAGTGACCTCCGACCAGCGCCGTGGCGCCAAGGCGATCAACTTCGGCCTGATTTACGGCATGGGCGCGCAGAAGCTGGGCAAGGACATCGGCGTCGACACCAAGACCGCCAAGGCCTACATCGACACCTATTTCGCGCGCTACCCGGGCGTTCGCGAGTACATGGACCGCACCCGCGCGCAGGCAGCAGATCAGGGTTTCGTGGAAACGATTTTCGGTCGTCGTCTGTATCTGCCGGACATCAACTCCAACAAGCCGCAGGAACGTGCCGCCGCCGAGCGCACCGCTATCAACGCGCCGATGCAGGGCACCGCAGCGGACATCATCAAGAAAGCCATGGTGGCGGTGGATAACTGGCTGAGCGCTTCCGGGCTGGACGCCAAAGTCATCCTGCAGGTGCACGATGAACTGGTGCTGGAGGTACGCGAGGATCTGGTCGATCAGGTTCGCGAAGAAATACGCGTGCACATGAGCGAAGCGGCAAAACTGGACGTGCCGTTACTGGTGGAAGTCGGGGTTGGCAACAACTGGGACGAGGCGCACTGA
- a CDS encoding DUF2782 domain-containing protein: MRTLNRLLLVSLIAVSPLAAMAADDAPSSEPEVTISTHTEGDKVIQEYSRSGFVYAIKVTPKGGKPYFLVRADGTDANYIRSDQPDMLIPSWEIFTWK, encoded by the coding sequence ATGCGTACGTTAAATCGCTTGCTGCTGGTCAGTCTGATTGCTGTCTCACCGCTGGCCGCGATGGCGGCGGATGATGCGCCATCCTCGGAGCCGGAAGTTACCATTAGCACGCACACGGAAGGCGATAAGGTCATTCAGGAATACAGCCGGAGTGGATTCGTGTATGCGATCAAGGTCACACCGAAGGGCGGCAAACCCTATTTCCTGGTGCGCGCCGATGGTACGGACGCGAACTACATCCGGTCCGACCAGCCGGATATGCTGATTCCGTCGTGGGAAATCTTTACCTGGAAGTAA
- a CDS encoding homoserine kinase: MSVFTPLARPELETFLAPYGLGRLLDFQGIAAGSENTNFFISMEKGEFVLTLVERGPVQEMPFFIDLLDVLHEADLPVPYALRTTDGVALRELKGKPALLQPRLAGKHIKQANAQHCAQVGDLQAHLHLATQGDNMIKRKTDRGLDWMLEEGTQFLSHLSDEPRALLQTALDEITQQKEKILALPRANIHADLFRDNAMFEGTHLTGLIDFYNACSGPMLYDVAIALNDWCSDDDGLIDGPRARAFLGAYAALRPFTAAEAELWPTMLRVACVRFWLSRLIAAESFAGQDVLIHDPKEFEQRLAQRQAVNTPLPFAL, encoded by the coding sequence ATGTCTGTGTTCACCCCCCTGGCTCGGCCCGAGCTGGAAACCTTTCTCGCCCCTTACGGGCTCGGCCGTCTGCTCGATTTCCAGGGGATCGCCGCCGGCAGCGAAAACACCAACTTCTTCATCAGCATGGAAAAGGGCGAGTTCGTCCTGACCCTGGTCGAGCGCGGGCCGGTGCAGGAAATGCCGTTCTTCATCGACCTGCTCGACGTGTTGCACGAAGCCGATCTGCCGGTGCCTTACGCACTGCGCACCACTGACGGCGTGGCCTTGCGCGAGCTGAAAGGCAAACCGGCACTGCTGCAGCCGCGTCTGGCGGGCAAGCACATCAAGCAGGCCAACGCCCAGCATTGCGCGCAGGTCGGTGACCTACAGGCGCATCTGCACCTGGCGACCCAGGGCGACAACATGATCAAGCGCAAGACCGATCGTGGCCTGGACTGGATGCTGGAGGAGGGTACTCAGTTCCTTTCGCACCTGAGCGATGAACCGCGCGCACTGCTGCAAACCGCGCTCGATGAAATCACTCAACAGAAAGAGAAAATTCTCGCGCTGCCACGGGCGAACATCCACGCCGATCTGTTCCGCGACAACGCGATGTTCGAAGGCACTCACCTGACCGGGCTGATCGACTTCTACAATGCCTGCTCCGGGCCGATGCTCTATGACGTGGCGATTGCTCTGAACGACTGGTGCTCTGACGATGACGGTCTGATCGACGGCCCGCGTGCGCGTGCGTTCCTGGGTGCCTACGCGGCACTGCGACCGTTCACGGCTGCCGAAGCCGAGCTGTGGCCGACCATGTTGCGAGTGGCGTGCGTGCGGTTCTGGCTTTCGCGGTTGATCGCGGCGGAATCGTTCGCCGGGCAGGACGTGCTGATCCATGATCCGAAAGAGTTCGAGCAGCGGCTGGCGCAGCGTCAGGCGGTCAATACGCCGCTACCTTTCGCCCTGTAA